The genomic DNA TTAATAAATTATATATTAATTACAATAATCTTACTTATCTCGGTTTTAATGTTTGAAAGAAAAGCTTTATTTAAAATTGATTATTTTTTATTATTAACATTTGTATTCATTTTTTTAATCGTTGGAAATATTAGTTCATCAGTGTACATAAAAGAATTATTTGATAAGTTTATAACAAGTTCAAATCGTGTATATTTTTTATCAATATTCTCTAGTCAAATAATAAGTAATGTTCCGGCAGCTATCTTAATTTCACATTTTACTGATAATGCCAAAGAATTAATATTAGGCGTGAATATCGGGGGTATTGGAACATTAATTTCTTCGTTAGCCAGTCTTATATCTTACAAATTATATACAAAAAAGAAAAATAAAATAGAAAAAAAAGTTTATTTAAAGCTTTTTATATACTGGAATGCTTTATTTTTATTAGTATTAACATTATTTTTTTATAAAATAAAATTCTTATCTATAGTATTTTGAATTAAGCAGTTAACTATTCAAAATATTATAATAAAATTTATAGCAGAAAATTCTTTATTTCTGATGTATGAAAAATTTTGGAAGAGAGAAAATAACTTACAAAAAATCACAGGATAAAAAGAAAATAATTTAAAAATCCTTCATACGTCAACATGTATATTTTACTTTCTAGCTGGAGCAATTATTTTCTTTATTATAAAAAAATAAGTGTAAATGTTTGAGTATTATTACAAATACTTTTACAATTACACTTAACGGTACTAAAACTTGACTTATTTTTTAACCAAAAGGCTAAATTACCATAATGACGGCGGCAAAACAATGTCAATTGCACGTTTCGGACATTCCATCCAGCATATTCCACAATGCCAGCATTCTTCTTCATAAGTTACTTTAGGTTTTTTAATTTCTTCCTGCCAGGTAAAAACATCCAAAGGACATAAATTATAACATTTTTTACAACCAATACATTGGTTATCATCTACTTTTGTCGGCATATTAACATCCTTTCTCTATATTCTCTTGTTTTAAATCCGGAACTTCTCTTATCTCTAAAATAGATTTTCCATTTTCCATTCGTTGATATGTTGCCATATTAGTTCTAAGCGGGTCTATTTGAGGATAATCAGCTCTAAAAAAACCTCCTCGTGTTTCTTTTCGTTCTAAGCAGGCATATATATGTACTTCTGCCAAATCCATAATATTACGAATTTCAAGACATCTAGTTAAATAATGAGGTGTTTTAGCCATTAATTTAGGCAAAAATTCACGTTTTAATGAATTCAGACGTCTTAATCCTTCTCTAAGCTTTCCTTCAGATTTATTTATTCCTACATATCTTTCACAAATATGCCTAACTGAGCATTCCAATTCCATCGGCTCTATTCCATTTTGGATGTCCAAAGGAGACATGGCTAATTCTTTGTGTGCCATTACCTGTTCAATGTTAATCGATATTTTTCCTACTGTATTAACAAATTTATATATATTATCCCCTATATATAACCCACTGGGAATTGAGCCGCTACAGCCTGTTGCTCCAGCCGTACAATCCCCTGTTGCATAGAGACCTTTAATACTTGTTTGAAATTCATCATTTATTAGACATACTCCGCTGCTTAATGAAAATTGATATGGTTTTAAAGCCATCAATTCATAACGGTGTGTTTTTGGATTGAATCCTCTATCTTCTGCTATTTTGAATGATACTAACCTTTCATCTGTATAACATACTTCAATCCTTTTATGCCAGTCATCAGATAAATTTTCAATACTTTCATAAATCGGAGTCAATCCTTTTTTTTCTAATTCAGCATATTGTTCTGTATTCGGATTCAAAATTTCCTGTCCATTCCATGTAAACACTTTCATTGGAATTCCTTCATTAAGTGGTAAATTTCCATAAGAAATAGTTAAATCGTCTCTTATCTTGAAACCAAACCCTGTCAATTCCATGTTAACCAGTTCTCCGCCTGCTCTGTATACAGCTGCATGTCCATCTCCTGAAAGCGAAGCTGGACAAAAATGATATTTAAATTTATATTTTCCAGGTAACGGAGTTTCCCCCTCATAGCAACGTCCAAAACTCCCTGTTGCAACAACAACAGCTTTTGCTTTGATTACTATAAATTCTCCTGTTCTGCTGTTCAAAGCTGTTGCTCCGACTATTTTGTCTTCATTAGTTAAAAAATCTATTATTGGTGTCCATTGTAATATTTCTACACCTCTTTCTTTAACTGTTTTTGCAAGTTGAGGTTTTATGTTTTGCCAGTGTACCCGCAGTGTCCCTCCACCCCTCATACTATTTTCAGGTTCAGGCATCCATCGGTATTCTCCGTCATCCCATTTACTTGAAACCCCAAGCTTCTCCAATTCTTCCAATGCCCAAAAGGCACTATCATAAATCTTATAATTAAGATTAGGATCTAAAAATCTTCCGGGTCCATTGGTCATACTAATAAATTTTTGAGCCTTATTTACCATATTTAATACTGAAGTTCCTTTCGGAAACCCGCCATAATGATCAATACCCATTGCAGCACTGCCACTTCTCTCAGGATTGGCCTTTTCAGCAAGAACAACCTTAAGACCATGTTCCGCAGCTTTTGCAGCAGCACAACATCCTCCAATACCTCCACCCATAATTAATACATCTGTTTCTATTACTCTATCTGCAATTTCTTCTAATTTCATCTAATACCTCCTTATACTTTATTTTTTCAGCAGCATCATTTCTTCTGCACGTTTCTTAACTTCTGATTCCTCAAATTCAATATCTCTGTACCGGATTGTTTTAACATATTCAGGAACAATTTTTTCAGATGCTTGTAAATAGCTTATATCATTTTCTTCCGCATATTCTTTTATAAGTTTCCATAATGGAAATTCAAATTTTTCCTCATAATGTTTATCTGATGTTGGTTCTAACATAATTATCCTCCTATTTTTATAATAATGAGTATACTCATTATAAGTATACTCTTTTTTTTAATTTTGTCAAGTTTTTTATAAAACATAAAAAAAGAGCTATATCAAATGATATAACTCCTAATTACTTTTTGTCTTGACTGCCTAAAAAATAAAGTTTTAAAAGAATTTTTTTTAATTCACTTTGCTCTTTTTCTGTTAGTAAATTCATAAATTTATCCAAAATAGATTTAGAGGCTTTATCTATTTTTTTTATAATTGGTTTTACCTCTTCACTAAGTTCGATTATAGTTGCACGACGATCTATCGGGTCAGGTAAACGTTTTATATAATTCTCAGCTTCTAAAACATCAACGAATTGTGTTACAGTTCGTGCTTTTATTCCTAATCTTGATGCTAACTCATTCATTCTTAATGAACCAGCTTCAGAAATTTCTAAAAGAACACGAATTCGGGAACCTGTTAATTGTTTTGGTAAATCATACAATGATAACTCATATTCAAATTCCTGCTGTAAAAAATGACTTACCTTAAACAATAATGGTAATATCTCTGATACTGGTATCTCTTCTAGTTTTAGTGACATTTCCGAATTAGACATAAACTCTCCTTAATATATTTCTTGATTAATGGTATTCTTAAATATTAATATACTTCGATTTTACAATTTTGTAAAGACAATTTCTTTTTGAATATAATATTCCCAGCTTTATATATAGTTGATTTTGATATTTTGAACAATTCACAAATTGATTTTATCCCTGCTCTTTTTGAAGATATCAATAGTATACTCCTTTTTTGGTGTTACACTGAAAAGTTAGACAAAATTACCTTGCTGATGTACGATAAAAAACTAAGGGCTGAGTCAATGAGAAAATAAAATAAATATGACAAGGTATCTAAACAGACAAATGTCTGAAGGAATTATCGTGTGAATAATGTAGTAAGTATAGAAAGCTTGATTTAATACATGTGTTGTTTTTCACTCTGGTATAATATAACTCTTAAATGACAGCATGTCAAGCAAATATCATTATTTAGAGTGTTTCAAATTCTCCAAAAAACTTTACACAGAATTTCCTGCACTCACCATTTATAAATTCATATTTTGGTATTTTCAAAGCTGATTTTTATCATCTACTGATTAATTATATTAACTGAAAAAATCGGCTTTAAAAGCCAAAATCTTTTGAAATTTCATATTTTTTAATACAGGGTAGCTTGGTGTAAAGTACGGACTTGGGAGAGCCGTACTTTTATAATATATCTTTCGCCCCCACTACTAAACTTCGAATATTATATTTAAAAAAACCGATACCTTAATAAAAATGATATCGGAATTTTTGAAGTTAATAAAAAAATATATTTCTATGAATAAAAAATTCTATCCAAAAGACTTTTATTTAATTTTTTTGATAATTTAATTCCCATATTATTCCGAAATTATCTTTTATTTTTACATATTTTGAATCCCAGAAAGTTTCATGTAAATCTATTAGAAATTCACATTTTTTTTCTCTTAATTTTTTGCAGATATTATTTAAATTATCTTCTGTTTCTATCTCTAACCAAATCGAAATTTGACCACTACTCTCTGATCTTGCTCCTACTCCATCATATTGCTCTGCTTTATCTCCTACTAGTATTTTATTTTCTCCTAATAAAAGAATCGCATTTAATATCATATCCTCCCCATTTTTTGTTTCAATATTATATTCACTTGCTAAAGCTTTTTCTACAACCTTAGCTTCAAATATTTCTTCATAAAAACTCAATGCTTCATCACAATTTCCATCAAATGTTAAATACGGAAGTGCTGATTTTATCATAAATATTACCTCCTAAAAATATATTAATAATACAATTATAACAGAATATTAGATCTTTTTTTCTTCTGAATTGCTATTTTTTTTCAAAATTTTTTCGACCAATAATTGAGAAACATTGAATACAATTGGTGGGTCGTCTTCTTCTGCTTCTCTCAAAACAATTTTAAATTTTTTTTCTTCCATTGAGGGAAAGTTAATCGATTCTTCTACCATCCCTCTCAAAGCTTTATCAAACTTGAAATAATCTAAAGGATTATTACTTTTCTTTATCGCACATGACAATAAGTAATATTTTCCATCAGGAATATTTTTTAATTTACAAGTTCTCTTATTTAGTAATGCTTTTCCAACAATAGGCTTGTGATTAGGAATTGGTCTTATGAATAACCCTACAAATACTATATATTCTCTGTATGTTTTCGGAAAAATTATCTCTACCTCACAACTTCCTCTATTTCTTTTCATTTTTTCAGAATTATGTTCTATCTCAAAACATTCCTTAGTCTCTTCAAAATTTTTTATTACTCTAAACGAGTTTAAATACTTTTCTTGATACTGTTTAGGTGATAGACCTGTATACTTTTTAAATAAATTACTGAAACTGCCAGCACTCAAAAATCCACTTTTTAATTGTGCATAAAGTATACTATTTCTCTTTTTTAGAATTAATCCAATACTTTTGTCTATCTTTAAAGTAGAAATATATTCTTTTATTGTAAATTTTTTTATCCTCTTAAATTCTCGACTAAAATGATACTTACTAGAATAAAAATTATCAGAGATGTTTTTTAATTTAATATCATTATTAAAATTCTTTTTTATATAAAAAAATACTTCTTTTATATTCATTTTATACACCTTCATTTCTATATTAAATGATATGATATCAAATCAATAAAAACAAGTCAATGTATAAAATTTATATTAGATAATATGACTTAAGAATAAATATAAAACCTGTTATCCAAATTTTCAAAAAAATTTTTCAATTATTCTGTTTTTTTATCTACAGGATTTGTTTCCAAACTTTGATATTTGAATTTTATCTCATTCTTTACTATTAAATCATAAGTATAATATTTTTTCTTAGCATGATTTTTTATCTCCTCATCTCTAGTTACTACTTTATCCCGAATATCAGGTCGACGATACTTCTAGCATAAGAACTCTTACTCAACCATATGAGTTTTTCTTGTAAAAACTGCTCACTCTATTTGAATTCTCTATATCACAATTTCCCCTTATTAAATCCTGAACAGTTTCAGTTATCCTTCTTTAGCCATTTCAGTGAATTTTACCCTTATATCCCCTGTTAAAGGGAGTGTTGGATTATATGCTTTCCAATAAATACCCTTTGGGAGGGTTTCTTATTCTTTACCTGTTCTCATTCACGATGCTGCAAAGATATATTATTATTCAATCTTGCAAGAAATGGTATTACATCTCCTTCTTCCACATAATCCAGATCATAACTTATTGTTGACAGCAAGCCTACGTATTTATTAATTACAATATTATCTTCCAGTAAATAATCCCATGCCAGATAATATGCAAGACTGTTCTTAAAATCTTTGTTTTACTTTTTCATTCCTCACTTCCTTTTATATTTGTAATAAAAAAGCAAGACTAATTTATTTACACTTAGTCTTGCTTTGATTAATATCCCATTTTTTTTATTTCTTCTAAGTTATTTAATATTTCTACTTTTTTATTATTATTTTCATTTTCAAGATTCATTTCATAATATTCTTTAGCCAATCTATATTTTTTTTGCTCAAAATAACAATCTCCCAAATTAGTTATTGCTTCGATATTCCCCGCTTCAATTGCTAATTTATAATATTTCTCTGCTAAATCCCATATTTTTTGTTCATGATACAAAACTGCCAAATCATTAAGTGCAGTTTCACTTCCATCTGCTATTGATTCTTTATAATATTTTTCTGATAATTGGTAATTTTTTTCCATAAAATAAATAGCCCCTAAATTAGTTTTAGATACAATATCATTTGGCTCTACCAATAGATACATATTATAATATTTTTTGGCCGGCTCAAGTTTTTCTTGCATAGTATACAAATAAGCCAAATTTTTTATTGCTGTTGTATTCCCGCTATCTATAGCTGATTTATAATATTTTTCTGCCAGTTTATTTTCATTCTTTGCTAAATAAATATTTCCTAAATAATTTAATCCTATTCCATTTTCAAATGAACCTGCTTGTTTTAAATATTTTTCTGCTTTAATATAGTCATTTTCTGTATAATACTTTAATCCTATTTCAAAATTTTCTCTTTCTGACTTTCCTGAACAAGAAATGAATAAAAATATTCCTAATAAAGCACTTATGATTGTTTTTAACATTTTTCCTCCATTCCCCAAAATTATACAACTATATTAAAAAAATTTCAATTTCTTTTATAAGACTAAATATTCACTACTATATCCCACAATTTCGGTGCGATACTGTTCCAGCTTCATCAATACACTCTGACAGTCATTAGCATGAATAGTGCTTAATCCCCTGCATGTCCCAAGTTCCATGCTTTGAGCAACCCCAATGTTTCCTCACCTCTTCTGAGCTCCCCTACAATAATTCTGTCAGAATTAAATCTCATAGAACTTTGAAGCAGCATTTTCATAGATACATGATATGTTGTTGTAAGAAAAACAGAATTCTGAATATTACACTGTTAATTTCAGAGTATCTTCCAGCAAAAATACTCTGTCTTCAGTCCCTGTGAGTTCATTTATACACCCATTGATAAATGTTGTTGCCCCGGAACTTGTCCTTCCTAGGATTAGAATATTCTTTTTATTTAAATTCTTTTTACCAGAAAATCTTTCTGTTTCTGAGTTATTATTCTGCCTTCCACAAATACTCTCTCAGGTCTCTTTCTTATAGAGAATACCGGCTTATATGGTATCAAATATTATCCCTTCAAATCTGTTACCGTTTGGCAACACAGCACTTACTTTTGGTTCCTTTCTTGTTACTGCTTTTTTATTATACAAAGTAATTATTTCTATACTTCATAATGAATTGTCCAGGCATCCTCCATTTTTTAAAATCATTATTGAACCTTCCAAGAAACGATATTACAGTTCCTTTTTCCGCATAACCCAGATCATAATTTCTTACTCTTATTGTTAACTGCAAGCCGCTGTATTTATTAATTACAACATTATCTTCCTGTAAATAATCCCACGGAAGATAATACGCAAGACTATTCTTAAAATCTTTGTTTTACCCTTTCATTCCTCACTTCCTTTTGTGTATATAATAAAAAACAAGACCAGTTTCATTTAGTCTTGTTTGAAGTTTATTATTTAACTTTTTTATTTATCACAGTTATATTTATAAATTTTATTTTTATCTTTTCATTTGATACAGTTTCCTTCCAAAGTATATTCAAATGTCTTTATATCCACATTCAATTTTTCTCCGTTATAATAGTAATCATTTTTATCTTTTGAAGAAGACAATTTAAAAGCCCTCCAAATTGTTTTGTCGAACATAGAGGACTCTGATCATGAAGATATATATAATTTATTCAAATTACTTATTGAGAAAATCGATCTTATAAAAAAAATCACCATTAACACTAAAAACCTACATCAAATAGAATAGTGTAGGAGTATACATGGTGCGAAAGACGGGACTTGAACCCGTACAGCCTTATCGGCCACAAGGCCCTCAACCTTGCGTGTCTACCATTTCACCACTTTCGCATACCACTATAGTTTATAGTATTTTGGATTTTTTTTCAAATTAAAATTAATTAAAAATAATTTTTTAAACTCAGTCATCATTTTACATCTCTATATTGTATATTTTTCCCTGTTAAATCTGCATCTTTACATTTTTATAGTTCACAGATTCATAAAACACAGCCCAAAACAATCCATATACAATATATATATTAAATATGATATTTAAATATTTGACTTATATATGAAAAAGTTATATATTAAAGCATAATAAATTAACAAGGAGGAAAT from Sebaldella termitidis ATCC 33386 includes the following:
- a CDS encoding 4Fe-4S dicluster domain-containing protein; this encodes MPTKVDDNQCIGCKKCYNLCPLDVFTWQEEIKKPKVTYEEECWHCGICWMECPKRAIDIVLPPSLW
- a CDS encoding FAD-dependent oxidoreductase; translated protein: MKLEEIADRVIETDVLIMGGGIGGCCAAAKAAEHGLKVVLAEKANPERSGSAAMGIDHYGGFPKGTSVLNMVNKAQKFISMTNGPGRFLDPNLNYKIYDSAFWALEELEKLGVSSKWDDGEYRWMPEPENSMRGGGTLRVHWQNIKPQLAKTVKERGVEILQWTPIIDFLTNEDKIVGATALNSRTGEFIVIKAKAVVVATGSFGRCYEGETPLPGKYKFKYHFCPASLSGDGHAAVYRAGGELVNMELTGFGFKIRDDLTISYGNLPLNEGIPMKVFTWNGQEILNPNTEQYAELEKKGLTPIYESIENLSDDWHKRIEVCYTDERLVSFKIAEDRGFNPKTHRYELMALKPYQFSLSSGVCLINDEFQTSIKGLYATGDCTAGATGCSGSIPSGLYIGDNIYKFVNTVGKISINIEQVMAHKELAMSPLDIQNGIEPMELECSVRHICERYVGINKSEGKLREGLRRLNSLKREFLPKLMAKTPHYLTRCLEIRNIMDLAEVHIYACLERKETRGGFFRADYPQIDPLRTNMATYQRMENGKSILEIREVPDLKQENIEKGC
- a CDS encoding MarR family winged helix-turn-helix transcriptional regulator; the encoded protein is MSNSEMSLKLEEIPVSEILPLLFKVSHFLQQEFEYELSLYDLPKQLTGSRIRVLLEISEAGSLRMNELASRLGIKARTVTQFVDVLEAENYIKRLPDPIDRRATIIELSEEVKPIIKKIDKASKSILDKFMNLLTEKEQSELKKILLKLYFLGSQDKK
- a CDS encoding VOC family protein; its protein translation is MIKSALPYLTFDGNCDEALSFYEEIFEAKVVEKALASEYNIETKNGEDMILNAILLLGENKILVGDKAEQYDGVGARSESSGQISIWLEIETEDNLNNICKKLREKKCEFLIDLHETFWDSKYVKIKDNFGIIWELNYQKN
- a CDS encoding helix-turn-helix transcriptional regulator; amino-acid sequence: MNIKEVFFYIKKNFNNDIKLKNISDNFYSSKYHFSREFKRIKKFTIKEYISTLKIDKSIGLILKKRNSILYAQLKSGFLSAGSFSNLFKKYTGLSPKQYQEKYLNSFRVIKNFEETKECFEIEHNSEKMKRNRGSCEVEIIFPKTYREYIVFVGLFIRPIPNHKPIVGKALLNKRTCKLKNIPDGKYYLLSCAIKKSNNPLDYFKFDKALRGMVEESINFPSMEEKKFKIVLREAEEDDPPIVFNVSQLLVEKILKKNSNSEEKKI
- a CDS encoding tetratricopeptide repeat protein; the encoded protein is MLKTIISALLGIFLFISCSGKSERENFEIGLKYYTENDYIKAEKYLKQAGSFENGIGLNYLGNIYLAKNENKLAEKYYKSAIDSGNTTAIKNLAYLYTMQEKLEPAKKYYNMYLLVEPNDIVSKTNLGAIYFMEKNYQLSEKYYKESIADGSETALNDLAVLYHEQKIWDLAEKYYKLAIEAGNIEAITNLGDCYFEQKKYRLAKEYYEMNLENENNNKKVEILNNLEEIKKMGY
- a CDS encoding ATPase, T2SS/T4P/T4SS family; amino-acid sequence: MQNSVFLTTTYHVSMKMLLQSSMRFNSDRIIVGELRRGEETLGLLKAWNLGHAGD